From Streptomyces sp. CMB-StM0423, a single genomic window includes:
- a CDS encoding Scr1 family TA system antitoxin-like transcriptional regulator: protein MPETPGHAGAPASALSFSLLTQADGAAVLYSETTGHGYVNDSATAVGEWTATYDRLRASAESGIRSLRLIHSIMEEHADERHAKPA from the coding sequence ATGCCCGAAACTCCCGGCCACGCGGGTGCCCCCGCGTCGGCACTGTCGTTTAGCCTGCTGACGCAGGCCGACGGGGCGGCAGTCCTCTACTCGGAGACGACCGGGCACGGGTACGTGAACGACTCCGCGACGGCCGTAGGCGAGTGGACGGCCACGTACGATCGGCTGCGCGCTTCGGCCGAGTCGGGGATCCGGTCACTGCGCCTCATCCACTCGATCATGGAGGAGCACGCGGATGAGCGGCACGCCAAACCCGCGTGA